Proteins found in one Thalassomonas actiniarum genomic segment:
- the yfaE gene encoding class I ribonucleotide reductase maintenance protein YfaE translates to MSKPETPCQREVKPPGAGGQQHGEKRQVQAQAEKPKAPVISVEGKNIACTGQYPSILECLEGADVEVHYHCRDGFCGACRVILHRGQVIYPQGEPLAFVGEGEILTCCSLPVTDIQIELD, encoded by the coding sequence ATGAGTAAACCGGAAACACCTTGCCAGAGGGAAGTAAAGCCACCTGGCGCCGGCGGGCAACAGCATGGCGAAAAGCGCCAGGTACAGGCACAAGCAGAAAAGCCAAAAGCGCCGGTGATCAGCGTTGAAGGAAAAAACATCGCCTGCACCGGGCAATATCCCAGCATCCTTGAATGCCTTGAGGGTGCCGATGTGGAAGTACATTATCATTGCCGCGACGGATTTTGCGGCGCCTGCCGGGTCATCCTGCACCGGGGCCAGGTTATTTACCCTCAGGGGGAGCCGCTGGCTTTTGTCGGCGAAGGAGAAATATTAACCTGCTGCTCCTTGCCGGTAACCGATATCCAGATAGAGCTCGACTAA
- a CDS encoding diguanylate cyclase — MYKILAVDDAKDTLLLLEFDLSAEGYQVMTTDAADSALRLLEKEHFDLILLDMYMPGITGMAALEVIKRKEALQHIPVIMLSAADGEDEIVAALELGADDYVTKPYIAKVLLARIRTSLRLMEKNRELEILATTDFLTGINNRGRFYELASKAFIESVRQKSGLVLAMFDIDLFKQVNDNYGHEAGDKVLVEYTQLMGKVFREYDILGRLGGEEFAVCFPYTVIEEAINACERFRLCLEQHAILPGKQAQETLFVTVSIGVASTTIASPGLDDLIRRADLGLYEAKNTGRNKTINADKLQPINETQAPLIDYIDTMNDEEPAPKVPQPQEFPGIDQKIGLGNVLGDKSLFKEILVMFYQDHHDDKEKLQSALSAKDHATAKHLAHTLKGVASSVGAMALFERAKVLDKALSGGEKEQYQLLFEGVAAELIKVMAGIEQELAEQLHNVSS, encoded by the coding sequence ATGTATAAGATATTAGCGGTAGATGACGCCAAGGATACCTTGTTACTGCTCGAATTTGATCTCAGCGCTGAAGGCTATCAGGTTATGACCACAGATGCGGCAGACAGCGCACTGAGGCTCCTGGAAAAGGAGCATTTCGATCTGATATTACTGGACATGTATATGCCCGGCATCACAGGGATGGCGGCGCTGGAAGTGATCAAAAGGAAGGAAGCACTGCAGCATATCCCGGTGATCATGTTATCGGCTGCCGACGGTGAAGATGAAATTGTTGCGGCGTTGGAGCTGGGAGCGGATGATTATGTCACTAAGCCTTATATTGCCAAAGTCTTGCTGGCCAGGATACGAACTTCCTTGCGCCTGATGGAAAAAAACCGTGAGCTGGAAATTCTGGCCACCACAGATTTCTTAACCGGCATTAATAACCGTGGCCGCTTTTATGAGCTGGCAAGTAAGGCTTTTATCGAGTCGGTGCGGCAAAAGTCCGGCCTGGTACTGGCGATGTTTGATATTGATTTATTTAAACAGGTCAATGATAACTACGGCCATGAAGCCGGTGATAAGGTGTTGGTAGAATATACCCAACTGATGGGCAAGGTTTTCAGAGAGTACGATATTCTTGGCCGCCTCGGGGGGGAAGAATTTGCCGTGTGCTTTCCCTATACGGTGATAGAGGAAGCCATCAATGCCTGCGAGCGGTTTCGCCTTTGCCTTGAGCAACACGCCATCTTACCCGGCAAACAGGCGCAAGAAACCTTGTTTGTTACCGTCAGTATCGGGGTAGCATCAACGACCATTGCTTCCCCCGGATTAGATGATCTGATCCGCCGGGCAGACTTGGGATTATATGAGGCGAAAAACACCGGGCGCAATAAAACCATCAATGCCGACAAGCTGCAACCAATTAATGAAACACAAGCGCCGTTGATCGATTATATTGATACTATGAATGACGAAGAACCTGCGCCGAAAGTACCCCAGCCACAGGAGTTCCCCGGCATAGATCAGAAAATCGGTCTGGGTAATGTGCTTGGCGATAAAAGCCTGTTTAAGGAGATACTGGTGATGTTTTACCAGGATCATCATGACGATAAGGAAAAGCTGCAATCGGCGCTGTCAGCTAAAGATCATGCGACGGCAAAACATCTGGCCCACACCTTGAAAGGGGTTGCAAGCTCGGTTGGCGCCATGGCGCTGTTTGAACGGGCCAAGGTCCTGGACAAGGCCCTCAGTGGGGGAGAAAAAGAGCAATACCAACTGTTGTTTGAAGGGGTGGCGGCAGAATTAATCAAGGTAATGGCAGGTATAGAGCAGGAGCTGGCGGAGCAGCTTCATAATGTCAGCAGTTAG
- a CDS encoding hybrid sensor histidine kinase/response regulator: MNKPVATGIAGQNGGQGISSVKRYGIQSLLVKIVLAAVLFCLLALLGIGGFLYQQTSQLQQEQKLKELEQRSQLVTPVLRDFYYNARADVLMLDYGISLAERGLAEQAPAQKIPGTKKLTAGVADKMEHMFRMLLMRSRLYHKISYFEVAEAITEKISLTREKDKVVKSTLALQTLGLNFISEHELLFYQGTEADVFQGRQAYFSPIALKQQGKQGLRPPKVVMKAILPRYDSQSLASGRVGGKEGLLGLILLELDFNAYMQVLVDGPLADLDFYLANADGDYLYYAQSPDSLSFRPDGYRLQDEFPQLQAVMDKHLLFKKLRQLTLATGAISGESQLTTDMAYYSRISLADLGIAGHLNFLLRSPHHGYQVVVNWIQQQGFFLMLAWIILVLGLVVYGARKLLAPLQVLNDSIQGYEVSAKVDLPAGRRDEIGELSNSLSRVFSTFSKQLFAQEKALSQAKDFSAGLQGVLDSIADAVVNINPEGKILSLNQAAQRMFGYQEEEVKGKSIRVLMLDTKGRQGANAVLDYLRSGINCVGGKGEELTGLRHDGDDFPMYLVLTEVMTREGKLYTAMIRDVTANKLMEEERVQVLKKTKELAWRLDFALAAPGIGVWDYHVLSGKVTWDERMYHLYGVEANCGLDPADLWKSRMHPDDLETVEAKVAATVETGKALNTTFRILLPGGVIKYIEVHAKAMSDGYGGIIRLVGTNIDVSEQQNLQNLKQEALELAEESLRLKSEFLASMSHEIRTPMNGVLGMLGLLEHTELSKQQQHYIELASSSAQSLLSLINDILDFSKIEAGKLELEIIDFDLRTLLGNFAESMAVRSQENNTELILDVSGLDFYMVKGDPGRIRQILSNLVGNAIKFTSEGEIVIKAAISESGQNQSLMLHCSVTDTGIGIPKDKVGQLFDSFTQVDSSTTRKYGGTGLGLAIVKQLCQLMDGDIRVSSELGQGSTFSFEICVRACEQKKVMMPSVDIKGTRILIVDDNSTNLEVLKTQLEQWGAKVTQAKSGYEAMALVEQTPENFFRVAILDMQMPGMDGATLGAKIHNHSNSRETKLIMMTSMGERGDASYFAELGFCAYFPKPATTSDLFDALTVVVEGKEALEVAQPLVTTHHLQSLKRNTSEGEVAADARILLVEDNQINQTVVQGILANLGIQADVANNGLEAIAKLNASKSDRLYQVIFMDCQMPEMDGYEATRKIRHGAGGEAYLHVPVIAMTANAMKGDKEKCLAAGMSDYTTKPIDGDIIEQKLIYWLKEERKLDINQYLTASRIIAAQTPAGQEQDEQQTPAKTVQAKAAPEQTAPATQSPSVFKDEPQDEIWDKEGFLKRIRNNEEIARTLVNMFLEEMPEVIESLYLAIAEKNFADVAAFAHKMNGTMKNIGGISSSKIVAKMEEVAKAGDINLLNEMQPQLSSEFDKFMTVLNQY, from the coding sequence ATGAATAAACCGGTTGCCACAGGCATAGCCGGGCAAAATGGCGGGCAGGGGATCTCCAGTGTAAAGCGCTACGGGATACAATCTTTGCTGGTTAAAATTGTCCTGGCGGCGGTGTTATTTTGTCTGCTGGCCCTGCTCGGTATTGGCGGCTTTTTATATCAGCAAACCAGCCAACTCCAGCAGGAGCAAAAATTAAAGGAACTTGAACAGCGCAGCCAGCTGGTGACACCTGTTTTACGGGATTTCTATTATAATGCCCGTGCGGATGTGCTGATGCTTGATTACGGCATTAGTTTGGCAGAAAGAGGCTTAGCAGAACAAGCTCCGGCTCAGAAAATACCAGGGACAAAAAAGTTAACCGCAGGCGTAGCGGATAAAATGGAGCACATGTTCCGTATGTTATTAATGCGCAGCCGTCTTTATCATAAAATCAGTTATTTTGAAGTGGCGGAGGCTATTACGGAGAAAATCAGCCTGACACGCGAGAAAGATAAAGTCGTTAAGTCAACGCTGGCGTTACAAACCTTAGGGTTAAATTTTATCTCTGAGCATGAGTTGTTGTTTTATCAGGGAACCGAGGCCGATGTTTTTCAGGGACGCCAGGCGTATTTTTCCCCGATAGCCCTGAAGCAGCAAGGAAAACAAGGCCTCAGACCTCCTAAAGTGGTTATGAAGGCTATCTTGCCCAGGTACGACAGTCAATCTTTGGCGTCGGGCCGCGTCGGGGGAAAAGAAGGCTTGCTGGGCCTGATATTACTTGAGCTTGACTTTAATGCCTATATGCAAGTGCTGGTTGACGGGCCTCTGGCTGATTTGGATTTTTATCTGGCCAATGCCGACGGTGATTATCTTTATTATGCCCAGTCCCCTGATTCATTAAGTTTCAGGCCGGATGGTTACCGGTTACAGGATGAGTTTCCCCAGCTACAGGCTGTTATGGATAAGCATTTGCTCTTTAAGAAATTAAGGCAGTTAACTTTAGCCACGGGGGCGATCAGCGGCGAAAGTCAGCTAACAACTGATATGGCTTATTACAGCCGCATCTCTTTAGCGGACTTGGGCATTGCCGGGCATCTTAATTTTCTACTCAGATCTCCCCATCATGGTTACCAGGTGGTGGTCAACTGGATACAGCAGCAGGGTTTTTTCCTGATGCTGGCCTGGATCATACTGGTGCTGGGGCTTGTGGTTTATGGTGCCCGTAAATTGCTGGCGCCGTTACAGGTCTTAAATGACAGCATACAAGGGTACGAGGTTAGCGCCAAGGTGGATTTACCCGCTGGCAGGCGCGATGAAATTGGCGAGCTCAGTAATAGCCTCTCCCGGGTATTTTCTACTTTTAGCAAACAGCTGTTTGCCCAGGAAAAAGCACTTAGCCAGGCAAAAGATTTTTCCGCAGGCTTACAGGGAGTGCTGGATTCGATTGCCGATGCCGTGGTTAATATCAACCCCGAAGGTAAGATCCTTTCCTTAAACCAGGCGGCCCAAAGAATGTTCGGTTATCAGGAAGAGGAAGTTAAAGGAAAAAGTATCAGGGTGTTGATGCTCGATACCAAGGGCAGGCAAGGGGCCAATGCGGTACTCGATTATCTGCGCTCGGGCATTAATTGTGTCGGCGGTAAAGGGGAGGAGTTGACGGGACTTCGTCACGATGGCGATGATTTTCCCATGTATCTGGTATTGACTGAGGTGATGACCCGGGAAGGCAAGCTTTATACCGCCATGATCCGGGATGTGACCGCCAATAAACTGATGGAAGAAGAGCGGGTCCAGGTACTGAAAAAAACCAAGGAGCTGGCCTGGCGCCTGGACTTTGCCCTGGCGGCTCCCGGGATAGGGGTCTGGGATTATCATGTGCTGAGCGGCAAGGTGACCTGGGATGAGCGTATGTACCACTTATACGGGGTTGAAGCCAATTGCGGGCTCGACCCCGCCGATTTATGGAAATCCAGGATGCACCCGGATGACCTCGAGACTGTTGAAGCTAAGGTGGCGGCGACGGTAGAGACAGGCAAGGCCCTTAATACCACCTTCAGGATCTTGCTGCCCGGGGGCGTGATAAAATATATCGAGGTCCATGCCAAAGCCATGTCTGATGGTTATGGCGGCATTATCCGCCTGGTGGGCACCAATATTGACGTTTCCGAGCAACAAAATTTACAAAACCTCAAGCAGGAGGCCCTGGAGCTGGCGGAAGAGTCTTTGCGGTTAAAATCTGAATTTTTAGCCAGCATGAGTCATGAGATCCGTACCCCCATGAACGGGGTTTTGGGCATGTTAGGCCTGCTTGAGCACACCGAATTGTCCAAGCAGCAGCAACATTATATCGAACTGGCCAGTAGCAGCGCCCAGTCCCTGTTATCCCTGATCAATGATATTCTTGATTTCTCCAAAATCGAAGCCGGTAAACTCGAGTTGGAGATCATTGATTTTGATCTGCGTACCCTGCTCGGCAATTTTGCCGAATCTATGGCGGTACGCTCGCAGGAAAACAATACCGAGCTTATTCTTGATGTCTCGGGGTTAGACTTTTACATGGTCAAAGGAGATCCCGGGCGTATCCGCCAGATATTATCTAACCTGGTGGGTAATGCCATTAAATTTACCAGCGAAGGGGAGATAGTGATCAAGGCTGCCATTTCCGAGTCGGGGCAAAACCAGTCGCTGATGTTGCATTGCTCGGTGACAGATACCGGCATCGGCATTCCCAAAGATAAAGTGGGTCAGCTGTTTGACTCCTTTACCCAGGTGGACTCTTCCACCACGCGAAAATATGGCGGTACCGGGCTGGGACTGGCGATAGTAAAACAGCTTTGCCAGTTAATGGACGGGGATATCCGGGTATCGAGTGAATTGGGACAGGGCAGTACCTTTAGCTTTGAGATCTGTGTGAGGGCCTGCGAGCAGAAAAAAGTCATGATGCCGAGTGTGGACATCAAAGGTACCCGGATTTTAATTGTTGATGATAACAGCACCAACCTGGAAGTGCTAAAAACCCAGCTAGAGCAATGGGGGGCCAAGGTGACCCAGGCGAAAAGCGGTTATGAAGCGATGGCGCTGGTGGAGCAGACGCCGGAGAACTTTTTCCGGGTGGCTATTTTGGATATGCAGATGCCGGGTATGGATGGTGCGACTTTGGGGGCCAAGATCCATAACCACAGCAACAGCCGTGAGACCAAACTTATCATGATGACCTCTATGGGAGAGCGCGGAGATGCCAGTTACTTTGCCGAATTAGGCTTTTGCGCCTATTTTCCCAAACCTGCCACCACTTCTGACTTATTTGATGCCCTCACTGTTGTGGTTGAAGGTAAGGAAGCACTGGAAGTGGCGCAACCTTTAGTGACCACCCACCATTTACAAAGCCTCAAACGCAATACCAGCGAGGGAGAGGTTGCAGCAGATGCCCGTATCTTGCTGGTGGAGGACAATCAAATTAACCAAACCGTGGTTCAGGGGATATTAGCCAATTTGGGAATACAGGCAGATGTAGCCAATAACGGCCTTGAAGCCATTGCCAAGCTCAACGCTTCAAAAAGTGATCGCTTGTACCAGGTGATTTTTATGGATTGTCAAATGCCTGAGATGGACGGTTATGAAGCCACCCGTAAAATTCGCCACGGGGCAGGCGGCGAAGCCTATTTACATGTGCCTGTTATTGCCATGACCGCCAATGCCATGAAAGGCGATAAGGAAAAATGTTTAGCGGCGGGCATGAGCGATTATACCACCAAACCGATTGACGGCGATATTATCGAGCAAAAGCTGATTTACTGGCTTAAAGAGGAAAGGAAGTTAGATATCAATCAATATTTGACCGCCAGCCGGATTATTGCTGCACAAACCCCTGCCGGGCAAGAGCAAGATGAACAGCAAACGCCGGCGAAAACCGTACAGGCAAAAGCGGCACCGGAACAAACGGCCCCGGCAACACAGAGCCCCAGTGTCTTTAAAGACGAGCCTCAGGATGAAATCTGGGATAAGGAAGGCTTTTTAAAGCGCATCCGTAACAACGAAGAAATTGCCCGCACCTTAGTGAACATGTTTTTAGAGGAAATGCCCGAGGTGATTGAATCTTTATACCTGGCTATTGCCGAGAAAAATTTTGCCGATGTCGCCGCATTTGCCCATAAAATGAACGGTACCATGAAAAATATCGGCGGTATCAGCTCATCAAAAATTGTTGCGAAAATGGAAGAAGTCGCTAAAGCGGGAGATATTAACCTGTTGAATGAAATGCAGCCCCAGCTCAGTAGCGAGTTTGATAAATTTATGACGGTGCTTAATCAGTATTGA
- a CDS encoding hybrid sensor histidine kinase/response regulator, producing MKSVPSLELKDIPLPAFALGSAFDIASVNDALVTLSGYREHELVGMAVQALLPAYPGGKLSGAAGSAGAKEESGDENGSIKRSAPFAEEKNNGPVSLALLAKDGKKQLMELRSQTIDSQVFVFLTPGSSGSAPLADNNADESEQAYWEWQGDKEEVYYSSRFMALLGYENRAFSGPVSFWEKHINKADVTLFNQQLAQATSGKRTKVNFSLKLVDNSGQEKWVNIQAKVRQSKPQHSNGQQVCRLVGMMKDVSRTPFLLSPGQGQERYLGLVEHLSICGHWRFSPDDEKFFWSSGVFKIFGIRPSNYRPSIEESAHFFVPSQRELLKKHLLTAVSSAKGFYFKTCIKRPSGQKVKIETIGEVELDQQGKVISIFGLFRDITRTEEVFEKLKLLAMVNYTIKVPIFFIDDNDNVVYQDLSPQGDSEKSTLFNYINFSITDYLALKKTTKLKGQIKRNHISFDKFNTVFNLCVTYEAQEGIYIWIVENVTDNFRKEQQQIISNRLALLGNTFGNVSHDINNVLGVALGAIEMLELKYAQGEREISGYIDRVKNAIDKGKSVTERLLAFTRKPPVKVVEFDPIREIKENKYLFKQLLPSSIELSFAFAPVHCLIHFPQGEFINILLNIVLNAQDAIKETGEPGKIELSVLLNQEKQLEIHVKDSGTGIAPENISRIFDPFFSSKSINKGNGIGLANVYSTMYKHNGLIQVQGKCELGGAHFTLIFNCQLEEEEIQEYAALLPGLNIKDKNVLILDDEVSISEFIALYLESEGAFTTYANNKEELLAHLASGQDYDIFITDMIMPDLSGREAVNLVKARFPEIKIYSISGYITHEDRKWQYPVLRKPFNSKELADFLMR from the coding sequence TTGAAGTCCGTACCCAGCCTTGAGCTTAAGGATATTCCCTTACCGGCATTTGCGCTGGGAAGCGCCTTTGACATTGCCTCGGTTAATGATGCCCTGGTGACCTTAAGCGGCTACCGGGAACATGAGTTAGTCGGTATGGCGGTACAGGCATTACTGCCGGCTTACCCGGGAGGAAAATTGTCCGGGGCAGCAGGCTCTGCCGGGGCTAAGGAGGAAAGCGGCGATGAAAATGGCAGCATCAAGCGCTCAGCTCCCTTCGCCGAGGAAAAAAATAACGGCCCTGTCAGCTTAGCCTTGCTGGCAAAAGACGGGAAAAAACAGTTGATGGAGCTGCGCTCTCAAACCATCGACAGCCAGGTATTTGTGTTTCTGACCCCGGGCAGCAGCGGATCTGCGCCGCTGGCTGACAATAATGCCGATGAAAGCGAGCAGGCCTACTGGGAGTGGCAAGGAGATAAAGAAGAGGTTTATTATTCTTCCCGCTTTATGGCGCTGCTCGGTTATGAAAACCGTGCTTTTAGCGGGCCTGTCTCTTTTTGGGAAAAACACATCAATAAAGCTGATGTCACACTGTTTAACCAGCAGCTGGCACAGGCAACGTCAGGCAAGCGCACTAAGGTGAACTTCAGCCTTAAGCTGGTGGATAATAGCGGCCAGGAAAAGTGGGTCAATATCCAGGCGAAAGTCCGGCAAAGTAAACCCCAGCATAGTAACGGGCAGCAAGTGTGCCGCCTGGTGGGGATGATGAAGGATGTCAGCAGAACGCCGTTTTTGCTCAGCCCGGGGCAAGGGCAAGAGCGCTATTTAGGCCTGGTCGAACACTTGAGTATTTGCGGGCACTGGCGCTTTAGTCCCGATGACGAGAAATTTTTCTGGTCAAGCGGGGTATTTAAAATTTTTGGCATTCGCCCTTCGAACTACCGGCCAAGCATTGAAGAAAGTGCACACTTTTTTGTGCCGTCGCAGCGGGAGCTGTTGAAAAAACATTTGTTAACGGCGGTAAGCAGTGCTAAGGGCTTTTATTTTAAGACCTGCATTAAGCGTCCTTCGGGGCAAAAAGTCAAAATTGAAACCATAGGGGAAGTTGAGCTGGATCAGCAGGGCAAGGTGATTTCCATTTTCGGTTTGTTCAGGGATATCACCCGCACCGAGGAAGTATTTGAAAAGCTTAAACTGCTTGCCATGGTCAATTATACCATCAAGGTGCCGATATTTTTTATCGATGATAACGATAATGTCGTCTATCAGGATTTGTCGCCCCAGGGGGACAGTGAAAAATCGACCTTGTTTAATTACATTAATTTTAGTATTACCGATTACCTGGCGCTGAAAAAGACCACGAAATTAAAAGGGCAAATCAAAAGAAACCATATCAGTTTTGACAAGTTTAATACCGTTTTTAACTTGTGCGTGACCTATGAGGCACAGGAAGGGATTTATATCTGGATCGTGGAAAATGTCACCGATAACTTTCGTAAAGAGCAGCAACAGATCATCAGCAACCGTTTAGCCTTGCTGGGCAACACCTTTGGCAATGTCTCCCATGATATCAACAATGTCCTGGGAGTTGCTCTGGGAGCCATTGAAATGTTGGAGCTTAAATATGCCCAGGGAGAGCGGGAAATTTCCGGTTATATTGACCGGGTGAAAAATGCCATAGATAAAGGGAAAAGCGTGACCGAGCGCTTATTGGCGTTTACCCGTAAACCGCCGGTTAAAGTGGTGGAATTTGATCCGATCCGCGAGATCAAGGAAAACAAGTACCTGTTTAAACAGTTGTTGCCCAGCTCTATTGAGTTAAGTTTTGCCTTTGCCCCGGTGCATTGCCTGATCCACTTTCCGCAGGGGGAATTTATTAATATTTTGCTCAATATTGTTTTAAATGCCCAGGATGCCATCAAGGAAACCGGGGAGCCGGGGAAAATTGAGCTCTCTGTGCTCTTGAATCAGGAAAAGCAGCTGGAAATTCATGTCAAAGACAGCGGCACAGGCATAGCGCCGGAAAATATTTCCCGGATATTTGATCCCTTTTTCAGCAGCAAGTCCATCAACAAAGGCAATGGTATCGGCCTGGCCAATGTCTACAGCACTATGTACAAGCATAATGGCCTGATCCAGGTACAGGGTAAATGCGAACTGGGAGGGGCGCACTTTACCCTGATCTTTAACTGCCAGCTGGAAGAAGAAGAGATACAGGAATATGCCGCACTTTTGCCGGGACTCAATATCAAGGATAAAAATGTCCTGATCCTTGATGACGAAGTCAGTATCAGTGAATTTATTGCCTTATATCTTGAAAGTGAAGGGGCATTTACCACCTATGCCAATAATAAGGAAGAGTTGCTGGCACATCTGGCAAGCGGGCAGGATTACGATATTTTTATTACCGATATGATCATGCCGGATTTGTCGGGCCGTGAAGCGGTAAACCTGGTCAAAGCAAGGTTTCCCGAGATCAAGATCTATTCTATCAGCGGTTATATCACCCATGAAGACAGGAAGTGGCAATACCCTGTATTGAGAAAACCTTTTAACTCTAAGGAGTTGGCAGACTTTTTGATGCGCTAG
- a CDS encoding response regulator, giving the protein MAMSQPKVLIIDDDREYLELLTEALEGDFVVKCAHNFSMAEMLLSDLPPFDIALVDEHLKEAKGSAWIKQQTRGGTSVRSFVLYSGMATEEAILAGLECGADDFLCKPISLLALANKLKKLIAYQHKIKDFEAELHSKDNVISISMAQAAKYGACMQLSSRLNHCDSYEKIRDEVFHYFYNMNLHGCLAFYPLNESAIFYHSQKGCCSPVEVEVMEILKAKPRLYRFGPRTIFNHSLVSILILNLEEGHIDTDIYIDALASVIECIGARMEFITYKHSLQQVEQQIQEAVFKTKKMLGISKLHQQEVMSEIVQNIGMSFHVLDLNEEQESYLTSLVHSALKKHTQDDINFLEVSQLLDLALASVDKLQALNSGQQLSCELDEEDELF; this is encoded by the coding sequence ATGGCCATGTCACAACCTAAGGTATTAATTATTGATGATGACAGAGAATATCTGGAGTTATTAACCGAAGCCCTCGAAGGCGATTTTGTGGTGAAATGCGCCCATAATTTTTCCATGGCGGAAATGCTGCTCAGTGATTTACCGCCTTTTGATATCGCTTTGGTGGATGAGCATCTCAAAGAGGCAAAAGGCTCGGCCTGGATAAAGCAGCAAACCCGGGGCGGAACCTCGGTCAGATCTTTTGTGCTCTATTCGGGCATGGCAACGGAAGAGGCTATTTTAGCCGGATTAGAATGCGGCGCCGATGATTTTCTTTGCAAACCTATCTCTTTGCTGGCGTTAGCCAATAAACTTAAAAAGCTCATTGCCTACCAGCATAAGATCAAAGACTTTGAAGCCGAGCTGCACTCTAAAGATAATGTCATCAGTATTTCCATGGCACAGGCCGCTAAATATGGCGCTTGTATGCAGTTAAGCTCCCGCCTGAACCATTGCGACAGTTATGAAAAGATCCGCGATGAAGTGTTTCATTACTTTTACAATATGAACTTACATGGCTGCCTGGCGTTTTACCCGTTAAATGAAAGCGCCATTTTTTACCATTCGCAAAAAGGCTGCTGTTCGCCGGTTGAAGTGGAAGTGATGGAAATCTTAAAAGCCAAACCCCGTTTATACCGTTTTGGTCCCAGAACCATTTTTAATCATAGCCTGGTCTCTATTCTTATCCTTAACCTCGAAGAAGGTCATATCGACACTGATATTTATATTGATGCCCTGGCATCGGTGATCGAATGTATCGGTGCGAGAATGGAATTTATTACCTACAAACATTCCTTGCAGCAGGTGGAACAACAGATCCAGGAAGCGGTCTTTAAGACCAAGAAAATGCTGGGGATTTCAAAACTTCACCAGCAGGAGGTGATGTCGGAAATCGTACAAAACATTGGCATGAGTTTCCATGTCCTGGACTTAAATGAAGAGCAGGAAAGTTATTTGACCAGCCTGGTACACAGCGCCCTGAAAAAACACACCCAGGATGATATTAACTTTTTGGAAGTCAGTCAGTTATTAGATCTGGCGCTGGCCAGTGTCGATAAACTGCAAGCACTCAATAGCGGGCAGCAGCTTTCCTGTGAACTTGATGAAGAGGATGAGTTATTTTGA
- a CDS encoding GGDEF domain-containing protein, with amino-acid sequence MNILVVDDNKCIRDVIGAMVLASDHQPVLVDGHVAALEKLRRQVIDVILMDIEMPEVDGLTLTRMVRKEFSQWIPIIFLSANDSARCLAEGIKAGGDDYLTKPVKEEILNAKILAMARIAKMKQQLDEANKKLEMLSCIDPLTNVLNRRGLEQELDAVWQKNIRQRGELSLLMLDIDFFKAYNDNYGHPRGDQCLQRVASVLAATLLKGAELLARYGGEEFVMLLPSTSLSQAKNRGRNIIAALNQAEIVHEYSDVAPRVTVSIGISNSTLGAKDPLALIEQADQALYQAKRLGRMQCVLFQKMTTAWCLDK; translated from the coding sequence ATGAACATATTGGTGGTTGATGACAATAAATGTATCCGGGATGTGATCGGGGCTATGGTGCTGGCCAGTGATCATCAGCCAGTGCTTGTTGATGGCCACGTAGCTGCGCTGGAGAAATTAAGGCGCCAGGTCATCGATGTTATTTTAATGGATATTGAAATGCCTGAGGTGGACGGCCTGACCCTGACCCGCATGGTGAGAAAGGAATTTAGCCAATGGATCCCGATTATTTTTCTCAGTGCCAATGACAGTGCCCGTTGTCTGGCAGAAGGTATCAAAGCCGGTGGGGATGATTATCTGACCAAACCGGTGAAAGAAGAGATTTTAAATGCAAAAATTTTGGCGATGGCGCGTATTGCCAAAATGAAACAGCAGCTGGATGAGGCCAATAAAAAACTGGAAATGCTCAGCTGCATCGACCCGTTAACAAATGTACTCAACCGCAGGGGATTGGAACAAGAGCTGGATGCGGTTTGGCAAAAAAATATCCGGCAAAGGGGGGAATTATCCCTGCTGATGCTCGATATCGATTTTTTTAAAGCCTACAACGACAACTATGGTCATCCCCGGGGAGATCAGTGCCTGCAGCGGGTGGCTTCGGTACTGGCGGCAACTTTACTTAAAGGCGCTGAGCTGCTCGCCAGGTATGGCGGTGAAGAATTTGTCATGCTGCTACCTTCGACTTCGCTGTCACAGGCGAAAAATCGGGGACGAAACATCATAGCGGCGTTAAACCAGGCGGAGATAGTGCATGAATATTCTGATGTTGCCCCCAGGGTAACTGTCAGTATTGGCATATCTAACAGTACGCTGGGGGCAAAAGACCCGCTGGCGCTGATAGAGCAGGCGGATCAGGCTCTGTATCAGGCAAAGCGCCTTGGCCGCATGCAATGTGTGTTGTTTCAGAAAATGACGACAGCATGGTGTTTGGATAAATAA